The following are from one region of the Georgenia sp. M64 genome:
- a CDS encoding TraR/DksA C4-type zinc finger protein, translating to MSGQDEARERLTALRAATAARLAALDRSFADVVAAAEGANTDDEHDPEGTTIGYERAQVVALTESARHTLGEVDAALDRLERGTYGTCERCGNPVGPGRLEARPTATRCVSCARAAAR from the coding sequence GTGTCGGGGCAGGACGAGGCACGCGAGCGGCTGACGGCGCTGCGGGCGGCGACCGCCGCCCGTCTCGCCGCGCTGGACCGCTCCTTCGCCGACGTCGTGGCCGCCGCCGAGGGGGCGAACACCGACGACGAGCACGACCCGGAGGGCACCACCATCGGCTACGAGCGGGCCCAGGTGGTGGCACTCACCGAGAGCGCGCGGCACACGCTCGGCGAGGTCGACGCCGCGCTCGACCGGCTCGAACGCGGCACCTACGGCACCTGCGAGCGCTGCGGGAACCCGGTCGGGCCGGGCCGTCTGGAGGCACGGCCGACGGCGACGCGCTGCGTCTCCTGCGCCCGGGCCGCCGCCCGCTGA
- the galK gene encoding galactokinase — translation MSVPLLPAWTDAEGAARVRALFAEALGGEPDGVWAAPGRVNLIGEHTDYNDGLCLPLALPHRTFVALRARPDRTARLVSAQEGAAPGGAAGRRAVREVDLDGVGPAGSAGAVDGWPAYPAGVAWALAGDGHPVPGFDVAVDSCVPYGAGLSSSAAIECAVAVALDGVGGLGQAGPDDDAGRARLAAACVRAENEVAGAPTGGMDQAAALRCRPGHALLLDTSDGSVTQIPFDLAAAGLALLVVDTRAEHRLVDGQYARRREVCESAAAVLGVASLRVVADALAAGTTTLTDVLDRLADDEQRRRVRHVVTEIERVRALVRVLSAAPGAALTGTALAEAGALLDGSHASLAADYEVSCDELDVAVTAARAAGAHGARMTGGGFGGSAIALVDAASAAAVADAVERAFAAAGFARPEFLVAEPAGAAAPVG, via the coding sequence GTGAGCGTCCCGCTGCTGCCGGCGTGGACCGACGCCGAGGGGGCCGCACGGGTGCGTGCGCTCTTCGCCGAGGCGCTCGGCGGGGAGCCGGACGGGGTGTGGGCGGCCCCGGGCCGGGTCAACCTCATCGGGGAGCACACCGACTACAACGACGGCCTGTGCCTGCCGCTGGCGCTGCCGCACCGCACGTTCGTCGCGCTGCGCGCGCGGCCCGACCGCACCGCCCGGCTCGTCAGCGCCCAGGAGGGCGCGGCGCCGGGCGGCGCGGCGGGACGGCGAGCCGTGCGCGAGGTCGACCTCGACGGCGTCGGGCCGGCCGGGTCCGCGGGCGCCGTCGACGGCTGGCCCGCCTACCCCGCCGGGGTGGCGTGGGCCCTGGCGGGCGACGGGCACCCCGTGCCCGGGTTCGACGTCGCGGTCGACTCGTGCGTGCCCTACGGCGCGGGTCTGAGCTCCTCCGCCGCGATCGAGTGCGCCGTCGCGGTCGCGCTGGACGGGGTCGGCGGGCTCGGTCAGGCCGGGCCGGACGACGACGCCGGACGGGCCCGGCTCGCCGCGGCGTGCGTCCGCGCGGAGAACGAGGTCGCGGGCGCCCCCACCGGCGGCATGGACCAGGCGGCGGCGCTGCGCTGCCGGCCCGGGCACGCCCTGCTCCTGGACACCTCCGACGGCTCCGTCACGCAGATCCCGTTCGACCTGGCAGCGGCCGGGCTGGCCCTGCTCGTGGTGGACACCCGCGCCGAGCACCGGCTCGTGGACGGTCAGTACGCCCGCCGCCGGGAGGTCTGCGAGAGCGCCGCGGCGGTCCTGGGGGTCGCCTCGCTCCGGGTGGTGGCCGACGCGCTCGCGGCGGGCACGACGACCCTGACCGACGTGCTCGACCGGCTGGCCGACGACGAGCAGCGCCGGCGCGTGCGGCACGTGGTCACCGAGATCGAGCGGGTCCGCGCGCTGGTGCGCGTGCTCTCGGCGGCGCCGGGGGCCGCGCTGACGGGGACGGCGCTGGCCGAGGCCGGGGCGCTCCTCGACGGGTCCCACGCCTCCCTGGCCGCGGACTACGAGGTCTCCTGCGACGAGCTGGACGTGGCCGTGACGGCCGCCCGGGCCGCGGGCGCGCACGGGGCCCGGATGACCGGCGGGGGCTTCGGCGGCTCGGCCATCGCCCTGGTGGACGCCGCCTCCGCCGCCGCGGTGGCCGACGCCGTGGAGCGGGCGTTCGCCGCCGCCGGGTTCGCCCGGCCGGAGTTCCTCGTCGCCGAGCCGGCCGGCGCGGCCGCCCCCGTGGGCTAG
- the galT gene encoding galactose-1-phosphate uridylyltransferase → MTAPEIASVRRTSTRLADGRELIYFDDSEPYVSGGATRRLDDPRPLPDRFAPVTGEDGVPRPVTGPEMRYDVLTGEWVPMAAHRMNRTHLPPADANPLAPARPGAAYSDGEIPDTDYDVVVFENRFPSLMAVPGVDDVVTPLDGEELWPTRPAAGRCEVICFSPDSTASLAGVGRRRMRTVIEAWADRTAELSALPGIEQVFCFENRGREIGVTLHHPHGQIYAYPYLTPRTATMLRQARAHRARTGRNLLRDVLDAELRSGRRVVAESEHWAAYVPAAARWPVEVHLAPRRDVPDLPALTDAERDDLAGIYLRLLQGGDRFFVVPPGEEDSGGPIHLPYIAAWHQAPVREGRDDLRLHLQLFSVLRAPGKLKYLAGSESGMGAWISDTTPERIADRLREVVPAGAGQA, encoded by the coding sequence ATGACCGCACCCGAGATCGCCTCGGTCCGCCGCACCAGCACCCGCCTGGCCGACGGACGCGAGCTCATCTACTTCGACGACTCCGAGCCCTACGTCTCCGGCGGGGCCACCCGCCGCCTGGACGACCCCCGACCGCTCCCGGACCGGTTCGCGCCGGTCACGGGCGAGGACGGGGTGCCGCGGCCGGTGACGGGACCGGAGATGCGCTACGACGTCCTCACCGGCGAGTGGGTGCCGATGGCGGCGCACCGGATGAACCGCACGCACCTGCCCCCGGCCGACGCCAACCCTCTCGCCCCGGCCCGCCCGGGCGCCGCCTACTCCGACGGGGAGATCCCGGACACCGACTACGACGTCGTCGTGTTCGAGAACCGCTTCCCCTCCCTCATGGCCGTGCCCGGCGTCGACGACGTCGTCACCCCCCTCGACGGCGAGGAGCTGTGGCCCACCCGCCCGGCGGCGGGCCGGTGCGAGGTCATCTGCTTCTCGCCCGACTCCACCGCCTCCCTCGCCGGGGTCGGTCGTCGTCGGATGCGCACCGTCATCGAGGCGTGGGCGGACCGCACGGCCGAGCTCTCCGCCCTGCCGGGGATCGAGCAGGTGTTCTGCTTCGAGAACCGCGGCCGGGAGATCGGCGTGACGCTGCACCACCCCCACGGCCAGATCTACGCCTACCCCTACCTCACCCCGCGCACCGCGACGATGCTGCGCCAGGCGCGCGCCCACCGCGCGCGCACCGGGCGCAACCTCCTGCGCGACGTCCTCGACGCCGAGCTGCGCTCGGGCCGCCGCGTGGTGGCCGAGTCCGAGCACTGGGCGGCGTACGTCCCGGCGGCCGCGCGCTGGCCCGTCGAGGTCCACCTCGCGCCGCGCCGCGACGTGCCCGACCTGCCCGCCCTCACCGACGCCGAGCGCGACGACCTCGCCGGGATCTACCTGCGCCTGCTCCAGGGCGGGGACCGGTTCTTCGTGGTCCCGCCCGGCGAGGAGGACTCCGGCGGCCCCATCCACCTGCCCTACATCGCGGCGTGGCACCAGGCACCGGTGCGCGAGGGCCGCGACGACCTGCGCCTGCACCTGCAGCTCTTCTCGGTCCTGCGCGCCCCCGGCAAGCTCAAGTACCTGGCCGGCTCGGAGTCGGGCATGGGCGCGTGGATCTCCGACACCACCCCCGAGCGCATCGCCGACCGGCTGCGCGAGGTGGTCCCGGCCGGGGCGGGTCAGGCGTGA
- the glyA gene encoding serine hydroxymethyltransferase — MTQQDATSVADQSLAELDPEIAAVLDGELVRQRETLEMIASENFVPRAVLQAQGSVLTNKYAEGYPGRRYYGGCEQVDIAENLAIERATSLFGAEYANVQPHSGAQANAAVLHALATPGETILGLSLAHGGHLTHGMKINFSGKLYKVAAYGVDEQSHRIEMETVRAKALESRPKVIIAGWSAYPRQLDFAAFREIADEVGAYLWTDMAHFAGLVAAGLHPSPVPHSDVVSSTVHKTLGGPRSGFLLARDKEAFGKKLDSAVFPGQQGGPLMHVVAAKAVAFKVAAGQEFRDRQERTLEGARIIAERLTQQDVRDSGVSLVTGGTDVHLVLVDLRSSALDGQQAEDLLHAAGITVNRNAVPFDPRPPRVTSGLRIGTPALASRGFGAAEFTEVADIIATTLVGGAGTDVEAMRARVRALTEAFPLYPGLQQ; from the coding sequence ATGACCCAGCAAGACGCCACGTCCGTGGCCGACCAGAGCCTCGCCGAGCTCGACCCCGAGATCGCCGCCGTCCTCGACGGCGAGCTCGTCCGCCAGCGCGAGACGCTGGAGATGATCGCGTCGGAGAACTTCGTCCCGCGCGCCGTCCTGCAGGCGCAGGGGTCGGTCCTGACGAACAAGTACGCCGAGGGCTACCCCGGGCGCCGGTACTACGGCGGCTGCGAGCAGGTCGACATCGCCGAGAACCTCGCCATCGAGCGGGCGACCTCCCTCTTCGGCGCGGAGTACGCCAACGTGCAGCCGCACTCCGGTGCCCAGGCGAACGCCGCGGTCCTGCACGCGCTCGCCACCCCGGGCGAGACCATCCTGGGCCTCTCGCTCGCCCACGGCGGGCACCTCACCCACGGCATGAAGATCAACTTCTCGGGCAAGCTCTACAAGGTCGCCGCGTACGGCGTCGACGAGCAGAGCCACCGCATCGAGATGGAGACGGTGCGCGCGAAGGCGCTCGAGTCCCGGCCCAAGGTCATCATCGCCGGCTGGTCGGCCTACCCCCGCCAGCTCGACTTCGCCGCCTTCCGTGAGATCGCCGACGAGGTGGGCGCCTACCTGTGGACCGACATGGCCCACTTCGCCGGGCTGGTCGCCGCGGGCCTGCACCCCTCCCCGGTGCCGCACTCCGACGTCGTCTCCTCCACGGTCCACAAGACCCTCGGCGGCCCACGCTCGGGCTTCCTGCTCGCTCGGGACAAGGAGGCCTTCGGCAAGAAGCTGGACTCGGCGGTCTTCCCGGGTCAGCAGGGTGGGCCCCTCATGCACGTCGTGGCCGCCAAGGCGGTGGCGTTCAAGGTCGCCGCCGGCCAGGAGTTCCGCGACCGGCAGGAGCGCACCCTCGAGGGCGCGCGGATCATCGCCGAGCGTCTGACCCAGCAGGACGTGCGCGACTCCGGGGTCTCCCTCGTCACCGGCGGCACCGACGTCCACCTCGTCCTGGTGGACCTGCGCAGCTCCGCCCTGGACGGCCAGCAGGCCGAGGACCTCCTCCACGCCGCGGGCATCACCGTCAACCGCAACGCCGTGCCGTTCGACCCGCGCCCGCCGCGGGTGACCTCGGGCCTGCGCATCGGCACCCCGGCGCTGGCCAGCCGCGGCTTCGGCGCGGCGGAGTTCACCGAGGTGGCCGACATCATCGCCACGACGCTCGTCGGTGGCGCCGGCACCGACGTCGAGGCGATGCGGGCCCGGGTGCGGGCGCTGACCGAGGCCTTCCCCCTCTACCCCGGGCTGCAGCAGTGA
- a CDS encoding sigma-70 family RNA polymerase sigma factor has protein sequence MPTDHTGAVEALYDQHAGTVHRYVYRRVLDRATADELTNDVFRIAWQRLQTARPVDLPWLIGAAKNLVLNEVRARGRRQRLTARLRDEAVTWAPGPDVVRDRVLEVLSTMRERDRDILMLAYWDGFRGADLAAVLGCGEATAASRLFRARKAFARLAPPELVGHEIVMNGGQR, from the coding sequence GTGCCGACCGACCACACCGGCGCCGTCGAGGCGCTGTACGACCAGCACGCCGGGACCGTCCACCGCTACGTCTACCGGCGGGTGCTGGACCGGGCGACGGCCGACGAGCTGACCAACGACGTCTTCCGGATCGCGTGGCAGCGGCTGCAGACGGCACGCCCGGTGGACCTGCCCTGGTTGATCGGTGCGGCGAAGAACCTCGTCCTCAACGAGGTCCGTGCGCGTGGCCGGCGGCAACGGCTGACGGCGAGGCTGCGCGACGAGGCCGTCACGTGGGCGCCCGGCCCGGACGTGGTGCGCGACCGTGTCCTCGAGGTGCTGTCGACCATGCGCGAACGAGATCGGGACATCCTCATGCTCGCCTACTGGGACGGGTTCCGGGGGGCCGACCTGGCCGCCGTCCTGGGCTGCGGCGAGGCCACTGCCGCCTCGCGACTGTTCCGTGCCCGCAAGGCCTTCGCCCGGCTCGCGCCACCGGAGCTCGTCGGGCACGAGATCGTCATGAACGGAGGGCAGCGCTGA
- a CDS encoding 2'-5' RNA ligase family protein — protein sequence MHLPERSGDQVRIGVALQVPAPYGTLVQAVRARVGDPFAHAIPPHITLLPPTVVERDHLPDVVAHLAAIAAAEAPFVVALEGAGTFRPVSPVVFVKVARGAERCAALESLVRSGPLAQELRFPYHPHVTVAHDLDEDTLDRAHLLVEDFEATYAQGSMRLYEHGEDGVWRTVARLPLTGTSVHAATADRVG from the coding sequence GTGCACCTCCCCGAACGGTCCGGCGACCAGGTGCGCATCGGCGTCGCCCTGCAGGTCCCGGCCCCCTACGGCACCCTCGTGCAGGCCGTCCGGGCGCGGGTGGGCGACCCCTTCGCCCACGCCATCCCCCCGCACATCACGCTGCTGCCGCCGACCGTCGTCGAGCGGGACCACCTGCCCGACGTCGTCGCCCACCTCGCCGCGATCGCGGCGGCGGAGGCCCCGTTCGTCGTCGCCCTCGAGGGTGCCGGCACGTTCCGGCCCGTCAGCCCGGTGGTCTTCGTCAAGGTGGCCCGCGGCGCCGAGCGGTGCGCCGCGCTGGAGTCCCTCGTCCGCAGCGGGCCGCTCGCCCAGGAGCTGCGCTTCCCCTACCACCCCCACGTCACGGTGGCCCACGACCTCGACGAGGACACCCTCGACCGGGCGCACCTGCTGGTGGAGGACTTCGAGGCCACCTACGCCCAGGGCAGCATGCGGCTGTACGAGCACGGCGAGGACGGGGTGTGGCGCACCGTCGCGCGGCTGCCGCTGACGGGCACGTCGGTCCACGCGGCCACCGCGGACCGGGTCGGCTGA
- a CDS encoding bifunctional methylenetetrahydrofolate dehydrogenase/methenyltetrahydrofolate cyclohydrolase — translation MTARVLDGRATAATIKAELAERVAALTARGRTPGLGTVLVGEDPGSRAYVAGKHRDCAEVGIASIRVDLPATASQADVEAAVARLNADPACTGYIVQLPLPAAVDTNAVLELIDPAKDADGLHPTNLGRLVLRVKEPVTSPLPCTPRAVLELLARHGIDLAGKDVCVVGRGTTVGRSIGLLLTRKDVNATVTLTHTGTADLAHHVRAADVVVAAAGQPGIITADMVRPGAVVLDVGVSRVVDPDTGRATLRGDVDPGVADVAAWLSPNPGGVGPMTRAMLLANVVDTAERLAG, via the coding sequence GTGACGGCCCGGGTCCTGGACGGGCGGGCCACCGCCGCCACGATCAAGGCCGAGCTCGCCGAGCGCGTCGCGGCCCTGACCGCCCGCGGGCGCACCCCCGGCCTCGGCACCGTCCTGGTGGGGGAGGACCCCGGCTCCCGGGCGTACGTGGCGGGCAAGCACCGCGACTGCGCCGAGGTCGGGATCGCCTCGATCCGCGTGGACCTGCCGGCGACGGCGAGCCAGGCCGACGTCGAGGCCGCCGTCGCGCGGCTCAACGCCGACCCCGCCTGCACCGGGTACATCGTCCAGCTCCCGCTGCCGGCCGCGGTGGACACCAACGCCGTCCTCGAGCTCATCGACCCGGCCAAGGACGCCGACGGCCTGCACCCGACCAACCTCGGCCGGCTGGTCCTCCGGGTCAAGGAGCCCGTGACGTCCCCGCTGCCCTGCACCCCGCGGGCGGTGCTCGAGCTCCTCGCCCGTCACGGCATCGACCTGGCCGGGAAGGACGTGTGCGTCGTCGGCCGCGGGACCACCGTGGGACGGTCCATCGGCCTGCTCCTGACCCGCAAGGACGTCAACGCGACCGTCACGCTCACCCACACCGGGACGGCGGACCTCGCCCACCACGTGCGCGCGGCGGACGTCGTCGTGGCGGCGGCGGGGCAGCCCGGGATCATCACCGCCGACATGGTCCGGCCCGGCGCGGTCGTCCTCGACGTCGGGGTCTCCCGCGTGGTGGACCCGGACACCGGGAGGGCGACCCTGCGCGGGGACGTCGACCCCGGCGTCGCCGATGTCGCCGCCTGGCTCTCGCCCAACCCCGGCGGGGTGGGGCCGATGACCCGGGCGATGCTGCTGGCCAACGTGGTCGACACCGCCGAGCGCCTCGCCGGCTGA
- a CDS encoding mannose-1-phosphate guanylyltransferase — translation MTEPVLHAIVPAGGAGTRLWPLSRRAAPKFLLDLTGAGRTLLQQTLDRLAPLTGPGGTVVVTGAVHAEEVHRQLPDLREADLLAEPSPRDSMAAIGLAAAVLLRRHGDVVVGSFAADHVITDGAAFVRAVREAADVARAGYLVTIGIEADHPSTAFGYVRAGDPVDLGGAPAPTARVVRGFTEKPDAATAERYLATGEYRWNAGMFVVRAQVLLDHLAEQRPELAAGLAAIADAWDGPARAEVLGRVWPGLEKIAIDHAIAEPVAARGGVAVVPAAMGWDDVGDFASLASIVAGDGAVLGDPGLVITEASDGALVVPAGRTVAVLGIPGAVVVDTPDALLVTTREHAQRVKGVVDRLTAQGRTELL, via the coding sequence ATGACCGAGCCCGTCCTCCACGCGATCGTGCCGGCCGGCGGTGCCGGCACCCGGCTGTGGCCCCTGTCCCGGCGTGCGGCACCGAAGTTCCTCCTGGACCTCACCGGTGCCGGCCGCACCCTGCTCCAGCAGACCCTCGACCGCCTCGCCCCGCTCACCGGCCCGGGCGGCACCGTCGTCGTCACCGGCGCGGTCCACGCCGAGGAGGTGCACCGCCAGCTGCCCGACCTGCGCGAGGCCGACCTCCTGGCCGAGCCCTCCCCCCGGGACTCCATGGCGGCCATCGGCCTGGCCGCGGCGGTCCTGCTGCGCCGGCACGGCGACGTCGTGGTGGGCTCGTTCGCTGCCGACCACGTCATCACGGACGGGGCCGCCTTCGTCCGCGCCGTGCGGGAGGCGGCCGACGTCGCCCGCGCCGGCTACCTCGTCACCATCGGGATCGAGGCCGACCACCCCTCCACGGCGTTCGGCTACGTCCGCGCCGGGGACCCGGTCGACCTCGGCGGCGCACCGGCGCCCACGGCGCGGGTGGTGCGCGGTTTCACCGAGAAGCCCGACGCGGCCACCGCCGAGCGCTACCTCGCCACGGGGGAGTACCGGTGGAACGCCGGCATGTTCGTCGTGCGGGCCCAGGTCCTGCTCGACCACCTCGCCGAGCAGCGCCCCGAGCTGGCCGCCGGTCTGGCCGCGATCGCCGACGCGTGGGACGGCCCGGCCCGGGCCGAGGTCCTCGGGCGGGTCTGGCCGGGGCTGGAGAAGATCGCGATCGACCACGCCATCGCCGAGCCGGTCGCGGCCCGGGGCGGCGTCGCCGTCGTCCCGGCCGCGATGGGCTGGGACGACGTCGGCGACTTCGCCTCCCTCGCCTCGATCGTCGCCGGCGACGGCGCGGTGCTCGGTGACCCCGGGCTGGTCATCACGGAGGCCTCGGACGGCGCCCTCGTGGTCCCCGCCGGGCGTACCGTCGCGGTCCTGGGCATCCCCGGGGCGGTCGTGGTGGACACCCCGGACGCGTTGCTGGTCACCACCCGCGAGCACGCCCAGCGGGTCAAGGGCGTCGTCGACCGGCTCACCGCGCAGGGCCGCACCGAGCTCCTCTGA
- a CDS encoding GNAT family N-acetyltransferase → MDDVRIDLITVDEAGELLTVRRAAFVTEAQLYGDPNLPALTQSLTELVADIERPDVVTLGAWSGHRLIGSIRVELEAERATLGRLAVVPDLQGQGIGTQLLMAVLQYLPEQTKEVWVFTGQDSKQNISMYAKHGYEHQYDQHTGDLTYAYLRRILGEGGDEDEEETVAG, encoded by the coding sequence ATGGACGACGTCAGGATCGACCTCATCACCGTCGACGAGGCCGGGGAGCTGCTCACCGTGCGACGGGCGGCCTTCGTCACCGAGGCCCAGCTCTACGGCGACCCCAACCTCCCCGCGCTGACGCAGTCGCTCACCGAGCTCGTCGCCGACATCGAGCGCCCCGACGTCGTCACCCTCGGTGCCTGGTCGGGCCACCGGCTCATCGGCTCGATCCGCGTGGAGCTGGAGGCCGAGCGCGCCACGCTCGGCCGCCTCGCCGTCGTCCCCGACCTCCAGGGCCAGGGAATCGGCACGCAGCTGCTCATGGCGGTGCTGCAGTACCTGCCCGAGCAGACCAAGGAGGTCTGGGTCTTCACCGGGCAGGACTCCAAGCAGAACATCTCCATGTACGCCAAGCACGGCTACGAGCACCAGTACGACCAGCACACCGGGGACCTCACCTACGCCTACCTTCGCCGGATCCTCGGCGAGGGGGGAGACGAGGACGAGGAGGAGACCGTCGCCGGCTGA
- a CDS encoding DeoR/GlpR family DNA-binding transcription regulator — MEREGTAPLFARQRQEFILEQVARHGAVRVAEVVDALGVSEMTVRRDITELVSRGLVDRVHGGAVATAGAAEEPLFGTKVGQHPGEKAAIGRRAASLVRPGDSVALTGGTTTLAVAQALAALPHVGTLTVVTNSLPAAQVLHDEAERARADSRPAPTVLLTGGERTRSDALVGPLAVDTLRRMRVEWAFLGAHGFDPATGLMTPNLAEGATNEAMVGAARTPVAVVDASKWGAIGLRTFCSVHELAVLVTDEPPGPATVTAAEEHGIVLEITQE, encoded by the coding sequence ATGGAACGTGAGGGAACCGCGCCCCTGTTCGCGCGGCAGCGCCAGGAGTTCATCCTCGAGCAGGTCGCCCGGCACGGGGCCGTCCGGGTGGCGGAGGTCGTCGACGCGCTCGGCGTCTCGGAGATGACCGTGCGGCGCGACATCACCGAGCTCGTCTCGCGCGGCCTGGTCGACCGGGTCCACGGCGGCGCGGTCGCCACGGCGGGCGCCGCGGAGGAGCCGCTCTTCGGCACGAAGGTGGGTCAGCACCCCGGGGAGAAGGCGGCCATCGGGCGCCGCGCCGCCTCGCTGGTGCGCCCGGGGGACTCCGTCGCGCTGACCGGCGGCACCACCACCCTCGCCGTCGCCCAGGCCCTGGCCGCCCTGCCCCACGTGGGCACCCTCACGGTGGTGACGAACTCCCTGCCCGCCGCCCAGGTCCTCCACGACGAGGCCGAGCGCGCCCGCGCCGACTCCCGCCCCGCCCCCACGGTGCTGCTCACCGGCGGTGAGCGGACCCGCTCCGACGCGCTCGTCGGTCCGCTCGCGGTCGACACGCTGCGGCGGATGCGGGTGGAGTGGGCGTTCCTCGGTGCGCACGGGTTCGACCCCGCCACCGGCCTCATGACGCCCAACCTCGCCGAGGGCGCCACCAACGAGGCGATGGTGGGCGCCGCCCGGACCCCCGTCGCCGTCGTCGACGCCTCGAAGTGGGGCGCGATCGGCCTGCGCACCTTCTGCTCCGTGCACGAGCTGGCGGTGCTCGTCACCGACGAGCCCCCCGGGCCCGCGACCGTCACCGCCGCGGAGGAGCACGGCATCGTCCTCGAGATCACCCAGGAGTGA
- a CDS encoding exodeoxyribonuclease III yields the protein MLTVASVNVNGVRAAFRRGMAAWLAARNPDVLLLQEVRADDRTLAEHLGEGWHVAHQASDAKGRAGVAVASRVPAAAVRVGLGNGTPEPAVDTGRWVEMDLEVGERPLTVVSAYVHSGTAGTEKMDLKYAHLDKVSRRLEELTGQARAGEREVLVAGDVNIAHGERDIKNWKGNHNKTSGALDAEIAYLDRWTGELGLVDVARRIAGDVPGPYTWWSWRGKAFDNDAGWRIDYQLATHGLAERAVDAGVDRAATYDQRFSDHAPVVATYDL from the coding sequence GTGCTCACTGTCGCCTCCGTCAACGTCAACGGCGTCCGCGCCGCCTTCCGCCGCGGCATGGCCGCCTGGCTCGCCGCCCGCAACCCGGACGTCCTGCTCCTCCAGGAGGTCCGGGCCGACGACCGGACCCTCGCCGAGCACCTCGGTGAGGGCTGGCACGTCGCGCACCAGGCGAGCGACGCCAAGGGCCGGGCCGGGGTCGCCGTCGCGTCCCGCGTCCCGGCCGCCGCGGTGCGGGTGGGGCTGGGCAACGGCACTCCCGAGCCCGCCGTCGACACCGGCCGCTGGGTGGAGATGGACCTCGAGGTCGGCGAGCGGCCCCTCACGGTCGTCTCGGCCTACGTCCACTCCGGCACCGCCGGCACGGAGAAGATGGACCTGAAGTACGCGCACCTGGACAAGGTGAGCAGGCGCCTGGAGGAGCTCACCGGCCAGGCGCGGGCGGGGGAGCGAGAGGTCCTCGTCGCCGGAGACGTCAACATCGCCCACGGCGAGCGGGACATCAAGAACTGGAAGGGCAACCACAACAAGACCTCGGGCGCCCTCGACGCCGAGATCGCCTACCTCGACCGGTGGACCGGCGAGCTCGGCCTCGTCGACGTCGCGCGGCGGATCGCCGGGGACGTGCCCGGGCCCTACACGTGGTGGTCCTGGCGGGGAAAGGCGTTCGACAACGACGCCGGCTGGCGCATCGACTACCAGCTCGCCACCCACGGGCTCGCGGAACGGGCCGTCGACGCCGGCGTCGACCGGGCCGCCACCTACGACCAGCGGTTCTCCGACCACGCGCCCGTGGTCGCCACCTACGACCTCTAG